The Impatiens glandulifera chromosome 3, dImpGla2.1, whole genome shotgun sequence genome contains a region encoding:
- the LOC124930265 gene encoding uncharacterized protein LOC124930265, protein MSKGAGSSGAQQNNGIFHYPQLTHTNYISWVIRVQAMMEDQGVWEAVESVEGTKIDVRLDKKARSHLLQALPEDLLMQVANKKTAKEVWDCLKTRLKVFEERTRKKNTNFGGNEGQVLLTQEKSKAQFKKDEEDSLNQWKKDSTDCGTCGQGGRTRGRGQGRGGRGAPSRKDKEGGSGGRGAPRDKSHIRFFNCNKMGHYSTQCRAKKNEVSHLTHADNVEPALLMVISEEIPPINVVMLNEMKLTPEILEAKNDETSRDAWFLDNGASNHMTGDKEKFFELDEAVTRKVKFGDGSTVQICGKGSIMFDCKNGD, encoded by the exons ATGTCGAAAGGTGCAGGATCATCAGGGGCGCAGCAAAACAATGGAATATTCCACTATCCGCAGCTAACACACACGAACTACATCAGTTGGGTGATTCGTGTACAGGCTATGATGGAGGACCAAGGAGTATGGGAGGCAGTCGAGTCAGTAGAAGGCACAAAGATTGATGTCCGACTTGATAAGAAGGCGAGGTCACATCTTCTACAAGCACTTCCAGAGGATCTTCTAATGCAGGTGGCAAATAAGAAGACGGCGAAGGAAGTGTGGGATTGTCTCAAGACGAG GCTGAAGGTCTTCGAGGAGCGTACGCGcaagaaaaacacaaacttTGGAGGAAACGAAGGACAAGTGCTACTCACTCAGGAGAAGTCGAAGGCACAGTTTAAAAAGGACGAGGAAGACTCATTGAACCAGTGGAAAAAGGATTCCACAGATTGTGGGACCTGTGGTCAAGGAGGTAGAACCCGAGGTAGAGGCCAAGGGAGAGGAGGCCGAGGAGCACCATCTCGGAAAGACAAAGAAGGTGGTTCAGGTGGTCGAGGAGCTCCTCGAGACAAGAGTCATATTCGTTTTTTTAATTGCAACAAGATGGGACATTACTCAACACAATGTCGAGCAAAGAAGAATGAGGTATCACATCTTACCCACGCAGACAACGTCGAACCAGCATTACTTATGGTAATCTCGGAGGAGATTCCTCCAATCAATGTTGTCATGCTGAATGAAATGAAGCTGACTCCAGAAATTCTAGAAGCTAAGAACGATGAGACATCAAGAGATGCTTGGTTCTTGGACAATGGCGCTAGCAATCACATGACTGGCGATAAAGAGAAGTTCTTTGAACTAGACGAGGCAGTCACTAGAAAGGTGAAGTTCGGAGATGGTTCTACGGTACAAATTTGTGGTAAAGGTTCTATCATGTTTGATTGCAAAAATGGCGACTAG